The genomic interval AGCATCACCTGCGTCATGCCGAGGATTCCGTTCAGCGGCGTGCGGATCTCATGGCTGGTGGTGGCGAGGAACTCGGTCTTCGCCGCCAGCGCCTTGCCGAGCGCGCTGTTCGTCGCCGCCAGGTCGATATTGGCGGCGCGCACCTGATTGCGGCTGCGACGTAAAGTGACGATGCCGAAGGTCAGCAAACCGACGATCATCACCACGATGGCGGACAGCCCGGTCGCGATAGTCTGCCGCGTCTTCGCCTGCGCGCGCTCGAAATCGATATTGCGTTGGAGTTCGGTCGCCTTGAGTTGCGCGATGCGTGTCTTCTGGTTGGCGAAATCGAACCGCGCCGCCACCAGCGACGTGTTGGCGGAGGAAGCCAGCTTCGAAGTTTGATCGTCGAGCCGCTTCAATGCCTCGAGATGGATCAGGGCGTTTCGGTCGTCTCCCGCCTTGCGGAAGATTTCATAGGCAATCTTATGCCCTTCCCGTAGTTCCAACGTCGTCTTGTCGGGGTCGATCCCGGAAAAGCTCCGCGTGATGAGTTTGACCGCCTCGGGCATGTCGCCCCTGCGAAACGCCGAATTTGCCGCAAGCACCCAGAACTGATCGCGCGCTACCGCCGCTTCCGGTCCACCCGCGACCACGAAGCCCTGGGCGATCGTGCGATCCGCGGCCGCCAATTGTCCTGACAGAAGCTGGCCGCGTGCGATGTTGCTCAGCACGCGCGCTTCCATCGCCGGGCTCTTCAGTTCGCGCGCCAGTTCCAATGCCTTGCGGAACTGCCCCTCCGCATCGGTCAGCCGTCCCAATTCCTTCAGTGCATTGGCCCGGTTGTTGTAGATCGCGTAGAGGATCTGCGGGTCGCCGCGATACACGTCCAACGCCTGATCGTAATATTTCAGGGCGTTCTGATAATCTTCAGCCTCCTGATACAGCAGGGCGATGCTGAGCAGCGCGATCGCCCGGCTGCGCGTCTCGCCGATATCGCGGAAGATATTGTGTGCCTGCTGATAATCCTCCAGCGCTGCGGCAACGTTCGCCGTGGCGGTATGCAGGCCGCCGCGCGACAGCAACAAATCGCCGTTCAGCTTGGATGGTGGCCCGGCCTTGGCGACCATCTTGATTGCGCGCTCGATCAGCGGTGCCGCGCGGGTGGCATCGTTGATGCGGAGATACGCCTCGCCCTGCAACCATTCGGCGGTGGCGATGCCGATGATCCGCGCCCGCCCCTGAAGCTTCGCGGCGAGGTGTTCGGCCGCCTGCCCGCGTTCGACCGTCTTGGCCGGATCGAGCAGCATCATCGCCTTGGCATCGGCGATCACGCGATCGAAGCGGATCCCGGCCTGCGGATCGGTGGCGGCATGAGCATTCCCGGGGGCCGCGATGACCGGAGCGACGCCGGCCGTCAGGCTCAGCAGCATCGCAATGGGCATGGTCAGATCGGTCAGCTTCATCGGCCGGACGTTAGCCCCGAACCCCTTAACCCCCGGCTAAGATTACCGTGCTCAGGCGCTCTTCCAGAAGCTCGCCGGGCGGCTGAACAGCGACCCGCCCTGGTGATGCGCCGCCTTCAGCTTGTCGTCGCGCAGATAATGACGGAAAGCATCGAACGAGATCGGCCGGCTGATCAGATAGCCCTGCACCATGTCGCAGCCCATCACGGTCAGCAGCGCCATCGCCGCCTGCGTCTCGACCCCCTCGGCGGTCACTTCCATCTCCAGCGCGTGCGCCAGGTCGATCGTCGATCGCACGATCAGCGGATCGCGATTGCTGCTGGTCAGTTGAAGCACGAACATCTTGTCGATCTTCAGTTCGCGCGCCGGCAATTGCTTGAGATACGCGAGCGACGACAGGCCCGCGCCGTAATCGTCGATCGCGATGACGATGCCGACATCGGCAAATTGCTGAAGGTGGCGGATGGCGATTTCGGGATCGCGGATCACCGCCGTTTCGGTGATCTCGAAGCCGATCTTAGCGCCTCCGTCCGTCACCATGGCGCAGGCCGCCTGCACGAAATCGCGCTCGGCGAGCAACTGCCCGGAAATGTTGATGAAGATCGTCAGGTCATGGCCCTCGGCGGCCAGCACCTTCTGGTCGGCGATCACCTGATCGAGCGTCCACAAGGTCAGCGGCCCGATCTCGCCGATCTCTTCGGCCAGAGTGATGAAATCGCCCGGCAGGACCAGCCCGCGCGTCGGGTGCTGCCACCGCACCAGGGCCTCGGCACTGGAAATCTCCTGCCGGCGCACGTGCACCTTGGGCTGATATTGCAGGAACATCTCGCGATTGGCGAGCGCGGGCCCGAGTTCGCGCGACAGTGTCAGCCGGTCGAACGCGGGCGTTCCGGCCGACAGATCGCGCACCACCGTGCGCTGATCGATCCGCGCCTGCTCCATCGCGGCTTCGGCCTCCTCGGCAAGCCGGACATCCTCGGTATTGCCGACCGGTGCTGCCGCGGCGGCGAACAGCATCTTCAGTTGATGCGCCTCGCCGTCCAGATCGAACGGCGCGCCGAACTCGTCGTTGAGCAGGACCAGCGCCGCATCGAGATCGTCGATCGTGTCGCCCTCGAACGTCAGTTCCAGCACGGACCGTCCCACGATCGTCACCCGCGCGCTCGGCAACACTGCGGCGATGCGATCGCTGACATCGACCACCAACTGGTCGGCCCGCGAACATCCCAGGTGACGGCGCAGCGCCGCGAAATTCAGGATGTCGGTCATGCAGAGGAATTGCCACGCCCGAACCACCGGCCAGGGCAGACGATCCTCGTCCTGCAAGAGGACCGGCGCCGCGCGGCGACGCGAAGCTACGCCTTTCGACGCCTGATCCGGCGCTTCCGCCACTGGCCCACCGGCTTGCGCACGCACGTCGTCGAGCGCGCTCGCGCCGATCGGCCGAGCGTGTCGCCGGGGTCCGTTATGCGGACCAACTGTTCTGGAAACGCAGGCCATCGCGATACCGCTACCGCGCCACCCCTGAAGGAACCCTTAAACGACCCCGAACGGGACACCGCACGCGCCGCCTTCCGATTGCCTTACGGTTAAAAATGCATTAAGAATTGTCGGCACTCGACTGAGTGTAACAAGGGAGATAACCATGCTGAAGTTTCTGCTTTCGCTCATCTACGGCGACAACGTTCGCCCCTGGTAAATCAGGCAGTCGATCCGACGTCCAACAGAATCCTTCTATATTAGAAGCATTTAACGCGGCGTCGGATCGATACTTTCGGTCGGCACTCCCCGCAGGATCTGACCGGCGACTTTTTACGGACTGTCCGCCAATCGGCCGACAGTCCCGATTCGGTACTGCCTCGAACAAAGCGTCCGAAGCGGCTATTTTTCGAATAAACTTTTGTCAGCGCTTCGTGACCGCGCATCATCGGCGACGCCTCCTGCCGATCGCGTGACTTGCACTCTATCGCTGTGCCTCTGCCAGCCGCGCCATGAACGTCGCGCCGCGTTCCAGCTGCGCAACCTCCAGATACTCGTCCGCCTGATGCGCCTGCTCGATCGAGCCGGGCCCGCAGATCACCACCGAGAAACCGCCGCCCTGGAACTGTCCGGCCTCCGAGGCATAGGCCACCACGCGCGCCGGCCCGTTGTCGCCGGTCAACCGCCGCACCAGCAGCTCGGCTGCCCCATCGGGCTCCGGCGCGAAGCTCGGCGTCTGCGATCGTCGTACCACCTCCACCCCGGCACCCTCGAACAGCGGCCCGATCCGTGCGCCTTCCGCTGCGCACGCCGCAATGAACGGCGCGACGATCGCGTCCGGGTCCATCCCCGGCAGCACGCGCAGATCGAAGACGAACATGCACTCGCGCGCCAGGATGTTCACCGCCGTCCCGCCATTGACCTGACCGATCGTCAACGTCGCATGTCGCGGGCAGAACGCCGAATGCGCATCGGCCTTCAGTGCCAGCGCATCCGCCAGATCGGCCAGCCGCGCCATTAGCCGCACCGCAACCATGTTCGCCGACACGCCGAGGTGCGTCAGGCTCGAATGCGCCTCATGCCCGCTCACCGTCACGCGCCAGGTCGAGATGCCTTTGTGCCCGCTCACCACCTCCATATTGGTCGGCTCGCCCACCACCACGGCGGCGGGCGGGGGCAGATCCCGCACCAGTTCGCGGATCATGCTCGGCGCGCCGAGACAGCCGACCTCCTCGTCATAGGAAAAGGCCAGATGCACCGGCCGCGCACCGCTCAAGAACGCCGGCGCACCCGCCAAAGCGAGCGCGAGGAACGCCTTCATGTCGCACGTCCCGCGTCCGAACAGCCGATCGCCCCGGCGCGTCAGCGTGAAAGGGTCGCTCGTCCAGGGCTGGCCATCGACCGGCACGACATCGGTATGCCCCGAAAGCACCACGCCCCCCGGCACGCTAGGCCCGAGTGTCGCGTACAGATTGGCCTTGGAGCGATCCTCGTTGAACACCCGTGTCGCGTTGACGCCGAGCGGTGCCAGCACATGCTCGACATATTCGATCAGCCTGAGGTTCGAATCGCGAGACGTCGTATCGAACGCGATCAGCCGCTCGAGATGGCCGAGCGCGCTGGCGGTAAGATCATCCGGCGTCATGCCGGCGACCCTAACCCCCAATCCCTCAGGCGTCGACCGTATCGCGCGATGCCACGCGCTTTGGCGCGGGATTGGAGAATTCCATCTCGGTGTCGACCGATCCGTATTTCAGCGTCACCAGGTCCTTGGCGTAATTCTGGTACAATTTCCACGGCTTGCGGTCGCCCTGCTTCGGGAATTTCTCCATCGCACGCGTGACGTAGCCGGACGAGAAATCGAGGAACGGCTCGGCCTGCAAATCCTCGCCCGAGATGCGCGGCGTCGCCTGGCGCAACCCGCGCTTCGCCATCGTGTTGAGCAGACGGCAGACATAGGCACAGGTCAGATCGGCCTTCAGCGTCCAGGACGCATTGGTATAGCCGAACGACGACGCCAGATTGGGCACGCCCGAATACATCATGCCCTTATAGTTATACGTCTTCGCCAGATCGACCGGCGCGCCGTCCACATCGAACGCTACGTCACTGAGCAATTGCAGTTCCAGCCCGGTCGCCGTGACGACCACGTCGGCCGCAATCTCCTTGCCGCTTTCCAGCGCGATGCCGCCGGGCGTGAACCGCGCGATGCGATCGGTCACCACTTCGGCCGATCCGGCCTTGAGCGCATCGAACAGGTCGGCATCAGGCACCAGGCATAGCCGCTGGTCCCAGGGATTGTAGCGCGGCGTGAAATGCGTCGCGACATCGTAGTCCGGCCCAAGATGCTCGCGCACCATGCCGATGATCCGGTCCTTCACTTTTTCCGGCCGCCGCCGCGCCAGGCGGAAGAAGAACATCCCCCACAGCACGTTCTTCCAGCGCGTGATGCCATAAGCGGTCTTTGCCGGCAGCTTGGCGCGCAGCCAGTTGGCGACCCCGTCCTCGCTCGGTCGCGAC from Sphingomonas sp. Leaf357 carries:
- a CDS encoding ATP-binding response regulator; protein product: MKLTDLTMPIAMLLSLTAGVAPVIAAPGNAHAATDPQAGIRFDRVIADAKAMMLLDPAKTVERGQAAEHLAAKLQGRARIIGIATAEWLQGEAYLRINDATRAAPLIERAIKMVAKAGPPSKLNGDLLLSRGGLHTATANVAAALEDYQQAHNIFRDIGETRSRAIALLSIALLYQEAEDYQNALKYYDQALDVYRGDPQILYAIYNNRANALKELGRLTDAEGQFRKALELARELKSPAMEARVLSNIARGQLLSGQLAAADRTIAQGFVVAGGPEAAVARDQFWVLAANSAFRRGDMPEAVKLITRSFSGIDPDKTTLELREGHKIAYEIFRKAGDDRNALIHLEALKRLDDQTSKLASSANTSLVAARFDFANQKTRIAQLKATELQRNIDFERAQAKTRQTIATGLSAIVVMIVGLLTFGIVTLRRSRNQVRAANIDLAATNSALGKALAAKTEFLATTSHEIRTPLNGILGMTQVMLADRALTEQIRDRIGVVHSAGVTMRALVDDILDVAKMETGNLTIEHVPLDLRATLNDVARLWQEQAAGKGIGFVLDLDQSPAWIAGDAARLRQIVFNLLSNALKFTEAGSVTLRAAAVGERLCLTVTDSGIGIPADKYELIFESFRQVDAGTTRRFGGTGLGLAICRNLARAMDGDVRVESEIGVGSSFIIDLPLTLAAPPEAVPEVSDGKALLIVDRSPITRSMLRAMVEARAGTVIFAASVEEAVEKLNGGQVAQVLIDDATIKAAPDRDAALSAIVTAANAAKAATSLLWSAKDDSEHDALCATGIGQVIAKPVTGAALIEKLYVSDGVIPQPLVSRAA
- a CDS encoding EAL domain-containing protein — translated: MTDILNFAALRRHLGCSRADQLVVDVSDRIAAVLPSARVTIVGRSVLELTFEGDTIDDLDAALVLLNDEFGAPFDLDGEAHQLKMLFAAAAAPVGNTEDVRLAEEAEAAMEQARIDQRTVVRDLSAGTPAFDRLTLSRELGPALANREMFLQYQPKVHVRRQEISSAEALVRWQHPTRGLVLPGDFITLAEEIGEIGPLTLWTLDQVIADQKVLAAEGHDLTIFINISGQLLAERDFVQAACAMVTDGGAKIGFEITETAVIRDPEIAIRHLQQFADVGIVIAIDDYGAGLSSLAYLKQLPARELKIDKMFVLQLTSSNRDPLIVRSTIDLAHALEMEVTAEGVETQAAMALLTVMGCDMVQGYLISRPISFDAFRHYLRDDKLKAAHHQGGSLFSRPASFWKSA
- the argE gene encoding acetylornithine deacetylase, which encodes MTPDDLTASALGHLERLIAFDTTSRDSNLRLIEYVEHVLAPLGVNATRVFNEDRSKANLYATLGPSVPGGVVLSGHTDVVPVDGQPWTSDPFTLTRRGDRLFGRGTCDMKAFLALALAGAPAFLSGARPVHLAFSYDEEVGCLGAPSMIRELVRDLPPPAAVVVGEPTNMEVVSGHKGISTWRVTVSGHEAHSSLTHLGVSANMVAVRLMARLADLADALALKADAHSAFCPRHATLTIGQVNGGTAVNILARECMFVFDLRVLPGMDPDAIVAPFIAACAAEGARIGPLFEGAGVEVVRRSQTPSFAPEPDGAAELLVRRLTGDNGPARVVAYASEAGQFQGGGFSVVICGPGSIEQAHQADEYLEVAQLERGATFMARLAEAQR
- a CDS encoding flavin-containing monooxygenase, encoding MALEHFDVVVVGAGISGIGAGYHLQTLAPDRSYVILEGRPQLGGTWDLFRYPGIRSDSDMYTLGYSFKPWTQAKAIADGPSILRYLQETAREHGIDRHIRYRSHVKAASWSTPDARWTVSVEGPDGPVRYTCNFLFMCSGYYNYAKGHTPDFAGAGDFAGRIVHPQHWPSDLDYTGKKVVVIGSGATAVTLVPEMAKTAAHVTMLQRSPTYVVSRPSEDGVANWLRAKLPAKTAYGITRWKNVLWGMFFFRLARRRPEKVKDRIIGMVREHLGPDYDVATHFTPRYNPWDQRLCLVPDADLFDALKAGSAEVVTDRIARFTPGGIALESGKEIAADVVVTATGLELQLLSDVAFDVDGAPVDLAKTYNYKGMMYSGVPNLASSFGYTNASWTLKADLTCAYVCRLLNTMAKRGLRQATPRISGEDLQAEPFLDFSSGYVTRAMEKFPKQGDRKPWKLYQNYAKDLVTLKYGSVDTEMEFSNPAPKRVASRDTVDA